From Crateriforma spongiae, a single genomic window includes:
- a CDS encoding PTS sugar transporter subunit IIA, translating into MKFSDFIKTSAIRAELASETKQTVIEELVQSLQEAGEIDADQRDDIIAAIMKREELGSTGIGRGVAVPHTKHPSVQKLVGTVGVSPGGVDFDSLDGEPVQLFFLLISPPERPGDHLRALENISRQLRDETFCRFLKQSKTAEDIQQLLQEADDNQFAAG; encoded by the coding sequence ATGAAGTTCTCTGACTTTATCAAGACATCCGCGATCCGCGCGGAGTTGGCCAGCGAAACCAAGCAAACCGTCATTGAGGAATTGGTTCAATCGCTGCAAGAGGCCGGCGAAATCGACGCCGACCAACGCGACGACATCATCGCCGCGATCATGAAACGTGAAGAATTGGGCAGCACCGGCATCGGCCGCGGCGTTGCCGTCCCGCACACCAAGCACCCCAGCGTGCAAAAGCTGGTCGGAACCGTCGGCGTCAGCCCCGGTGGTGTCGATTTCGATTCACTGGACGGCGAACCCGTTCAACTTTTCTTTCTGCTGATCAGCCCGCCCGAACGCCCCGGCGATCACTTGCGTGCCTTGGAGAACATCTCTCGACAATTGCGTGATGAAACCTTCTGTCGTTTCCTGAAGCAAAGCAAGACTGCCGAAGATATCCAGCAACTGCTGCAGGAAGCAGACGACAATCAATTTGCCGCAGGCTAA
- the hpf gene encoding ribosome hibernation-promoting factor, HPF/YfiA family, translated as MQISVSARHGSLQPGDQELIEEKAGRLRRLYDRVSAIEVTVELVNLDKPAIEIRASVEQADDCVATAEASNVLAALDLVIPKVEQQLRKLKDKRTGHRATGHKHIENPSTAAED; from the coding sequence ATGCAAATCAGCGTATCGGCACGTCATGGGAGTCTTCAGCCGGGCGATCAGGAATTGATCGAAGAAAAGGCCGGCCGCCTGCGTCGACTTTACGACCGTGTCAGCGCGATCGAGGTGACCGTCGAACTGGTCAACCTGGACAAGCCCGCTATCGAAATCCGTGCCTCGGTCGAACAAGCTGACGACTGCGTGGCAACCGCCGAAGCCAGCAACGTCTTGGCGGCATTGGATTTGGTGATCCCCAAGGTGGAACAGCAGCTGAGGAAACTGAAAGACAAACGCACCGGTCATCGAGCCACCGGACACAAACACATCGAAAACCCTTCCACCGCAGCGGAAGACTGA
- a CDS encoding agmatine deiminase family protein — MQLPGRMPAEWHPASAIWLAWPHKTDTWPGRFENVPPFFARLAVEIARTHPVWIVADKSLVPSASGLIRRQVDQDTSSESQTLKEIRFLETPTDDCWIRDYGPVFVLPPNPSAATSGNDSATPPSGDTRDAAVPLAAVRFRFNAWGGKYEHFRRDAAAGPRIADQVSARLIESTLCAEGGALETDGNGRLLVCETTLVGPTRNPGMSKEAIAEELYRTLGVTEIVWLGEADPSECGSGEIGRKESSGEDAIAPPISGDDTDGHIDQLARFLDPHTVVVATADHRHGPSQLSLQKIRRQLITWGRQTEPAVTVIDLPMPAPRFIDGQAVPQSYCNFLRLGPDRILMPTFRDREADAHALDILRGALPTCQIDPVDCFDLAWGLGALHCASLHQPTVASAR, encoded by the coding sequence GTGCAACTGCCCGGGCGCATGCCCGCCGAATGGCACCCCGCGTCAGCGATCTGGCTGGCGTGGCCACACAAAACGGACACTTGGCCGGGGCGTTTTGAAAACGTTCCGCCCTTCTTTGCCCGCTTGGCCGTCGAAATTGCTCGCACCCATCCGGTGTGGATCGTTGCTGACAAGTCGTTGGTGCCCTCGGCCTCTGGCTTGATCCGCCGACAAGTCGACCAAGATACTTCGTCGGAATCTCAGACGTTGAAGGAGATCCGGTTTCTGGAAACGCCCACCGACGATTGCTGGATTCGCGATTACGGACCCGTCTTTGTCTTGCCTCCTAATCCCTCCGCCGCGACATCAGGCAATGACTCGGCAACGCCACCAAGCGGCGACACTCGCGATGCTGCGGTCCCGCTAGCCGCCGTCCGTTTTCGGTTCAACGCGTGGGGCGGTAAATACGAACACTTTCGACGCGACGCCGCCGCCGGTCCCCGAATCGCCGACCAAGTGTCGGCGCGTTTGATCGAATCGACGTTGTGCGCCGAAGGCGGCGCGTTGGAAACCGATGGCAACGGTCGGTTGTTGGTGTGCGAAACCACTCTGGTCGGGCCGACGCGTAACCCCGGCATGTCGAAGGAAGCGATCGCCGAAGAACTTTATCGAACCCTCGGCGTGACCGAAATCGTTTGGCTGGGCGAAGCTGATCCCAGCGAATGTGGATCGGGCGAAATCGGCCGCAAAGAATCTTCGGGCGAAGACGCAATCGCTCCCCCGATTTCCGGTGACGATACCGATGGTCATATCGATCAATTGGCTCGCTTCTTGGATCCGCACACGGTGGTTGTCGCGACGGCCGATCATCGGCATGGCCCCAGTCAGTTGTCGCTGCAAAAGATCCGCCGGCAACTGATCACTTGGGGGCGCCAAACCGAACCCGCCGTGACGGTGATCGATCTACCGATGCCTGCTCCTCGTTTCATCGATGGGCAAGCGGTGCCGCAAAGCTACTGCAACTTTTTGCGACTCGGCCCCGACCGAATCTTGATGCCGACGTTCCGTGACCGCGAAGCCGACGCTCATGCGTTGGACATCCTGCGCGGCGCTTTGCCGACTTGCCAAATCGATCCGGTGGACTGTTTTGACCTGGCTTGGGGGTTGGGTGCACTGCACTGTGCATCGCTCCATCAACCGACCGTTGCAAGCGCTAGGTGA
- a CDS encoding DoxX family protein, which translates to MNLWFERLGVISLSLLFIAAGVNHFLSPSVYLKIMPDYLPWPLALVFVSGFFEVLGGVGLAVPRLRRAAGWGLIALLVAVLPANVDMLIHADQFPAIPVWALVARLPLQGVLIAWVWWAAVKSQ; encoded by the coding sequence ATGAACCTCTGGTTTGAGAGACTAGGTGTCATATCGCTCTCGCTGCTGTTCATCGCTGCCGGCGTCAATCACTTTTTGTCGCCGAGCGTGTACTTGAAGATCATGCCGGACTATCTGCCTTGGCCGTTGGCTTTGGTTTTTGTCTCGGGGTTCTTTGAGGTGCTTGGTGGGGTTGGCTTGGCGGTGCCACGACTGCGGCGAGCGGCGGGGTGGGGATTGATTGCGCTGCTTGTTGCAGTTTTGCCAGCGAACGTGGACATGCTGATCCACGCGGACCAGTTTCCGGCGATCCCGGTTTGGGCGCTGGTTGCACGCTTGCCGTTGCAAGGTGTGCTGATCGCTTGGGTTTGGTGGGCGGCGGTGAAATCGCAATGA